In Zingiber officinale cultivar Zhangliang chromosome 1A, Zo_v1.1, whole genome shotgun sequence, a genomic segment contains:
- the LOC122015647 gene encoding putative disease resistance protein RGA1 isoform X1 → MAFLLTAGGWFAPFFIQNLVDKASNKAIQLFAEGQGFEEDMDKLCTSLLKTQIILDEVQSSGSNNTKWKTLMQELKDAAYDAEDLIDEFQYHVFKKKIKDEEKYEASGSIGLPNILSRAKKKLFGSSYYMRERVRRIQGKLERIANSMESIKNVLPRNDKGMQPEVKFQARESCSSPVTDILFGRDKELNQVVDWLLGSASQVELESGFANDTFSVLPIVGIGGAGKTTLAQYVHRDDRVQDHFHLKIWICVSDNFTVQGLTKSIIESVTLQKQYDSMRLEPLQKILQQHIAKKKFLLFLDDVWSDDKSIWENFCALLKVGAHGSKIIVTTRDMKVSKMVSLVEPILLHGLDEDAFWQLFNKCSFGTLNPKDYPELENIGRKIAHRLKGSPLAAKTLGRVLQSNLCQQHWATVMESDIWKVKQDEDSIMPALHLSYQYLNENLKQCFAFCSLFPKDYEFNKDKLIQMWMAEGFIEDKNTNRMEDVGSDYFLEFVNRSFFEEFGNYGLYHFVMHDLIHDLAEMIAAEETCRIKSNERRKMLATVRHLRVEERILPLEFSGFDKLRTLVLRNSPPNSLFGKLRSIRVLDVSRCHFRELSKHIDKLIHLRYLDLSYNSEIKFLPNSLGDLYNLQTLKVKGCSKLESIPQELGKLVNLRHIDANCKFWVIMKDVRRLTNLQELPTFRIQEDDAHKLGQLKDMTQLHGTLSIQNLENVVDSKEAHHAELKNKVHLKELELEWNDEKDAKLEEEVIEGLQPHESLKKLRIRGYNGAKSPSWLMPKVLSNLEKLDLEDCKGWDDVLPFIGQRLHLIKLYMINMPALKQLSHEFEGKCFPKLEVLYLFDLPALEEWSWTEGRDLFPCMRKLCVQICPKLKRLPPFPPSLEKLTIVRCPKLILNSKTEDDEEGGRHFPPSLKVLELINCGEYAKLLPDCLHNLCLVTRLEIGHCPHITSIPLVQLVELQYLNISNCDELRRMECLGLLISLKKLKIVGCPKLVQLDVEDERAQSLSSLLKLCVDNTALLKMFPLRNSLSFITKLQIESCSEEVIFIEPILVRSLTAVTSLRFIDCDKLQSLPTELLHCLPFLEKLVMYHCPQLQSLPEKGILPSLRRLKIDDCPRIQSLSEKGLPPLLEELNIFDCPQIRAMPEDGLPMSLIFFHCFGDVHPTLKEQSEKFYADRKRRVSTLDASYFHV, encoded by the coding sequence ATGGCGTTCCTACTAACAGCGGGGGGATGGTTCGCGCCGTTCTTCATCCAGAACTTGGTCGATAAGGCCAGCAACAAAGCCATCCAACTGTTTGCCGAGGGCCAGGGTTTCGAGGAGGACATGGATAAGCTGTGCACGTCGCTGCTGAAGACTCAAATCATCCTTGACGAGGTACAGAGTAGTGGGAGCAACAACACCAAGTGGAAGACATTGATGCAGGAACTCAAGGATGCTGCTTATGATGCTGAGGACTTGATAGATGAGTTCCAATACCATGTCTTCAAGAAGAagatcaaagatgaagaaaagtacGAGGCAAGTGGCTCCATTGGCCTTCCAAACATTTTGTCTAGAGCAAAAAAAAAGTTGTTTGGGTCTTCTTATTATATGAGAGAGAGAGTGAGGAGGATTCAAGGAAAGCTGGAGAGAATTGCTAATAGTATGGAGAGCATCAAGAATGTGTTACCACGAAATGATAAAGGGATGCAACCTGAGGTGAAGTTTCAGGCCAGAGAATCATGCTCTTCCCCGGTGACGGACATATTGTTTGGCAGAGACAAAGAACTGAACCAAGTAGTAGACTGGTTGTTGGGGTCAGCTAGTCAGGTGGAACTTGAATCTGGATTTGCCAACGATACTTTCTCCGTCTTGCCCATCGTCGGGATAGGAGGGGCTGGAAAGACTACTCTTGCTCAGTATGTGCACAGAGACGACAGAGTTCAGGATCATTTTCACCTCAAGATTTGGATCTGTGTGTCTGACAATTTCACTGTACAGGGACTCACTAAATCTATAATAGAGTCAGTAACTCTACAAAAACAATATGATAGTATGAGGTTAGAACCTCTTCAAAAAATACTCCAGCAGCATATTGCGAAAAAGAAATTTCTGCTTTTTCTTGACGACGTGTGGAGCGATGATAAAAGTATCTGGGAGAACTTCTGTGCACTACTCAAAGTTGGAGCTCATGGTAGCAAAATCATTGTTACTACTCGAGATATGAAAGTTTCTAAAATGGTTAGCCTGGTGGAACCAATCTTACTCCATGGTTTAGACGAAGATGCCTTTTGGCAATTGTTCAATAAATGCTCATTTGGCACACTCAATCCTAAAGACTATCCGGAGCTAGAAAACATTGGTAGAAAGATTGCTCATAGGTTGAAGGGCTCACCATTAGCTGCAAAGACACTTGGCAGAGTTCTGCAATCAAATTTGTGCCAGCAACACTGGGCCACCGTAATGGAAAGCGATATATGGAAAGTAAAACAAGATGAAGATAGCATTATGCCAGCTCTGCATTTAAGTTATCAATATCTTAATGAAAATCTGAAGCAGTGCTTTGCTTTTTGCTCACTGTTTCCTAAAGACTACGAATTCAATAAAGACAAATTGATTCAAATGTGGATGGCTGAAGGCTTCATCGAAGATAAAAACACAAATAGGATGGAAGATGTTGGAAGTGACTATTTCCTTGAGTTTGTTAATAGGTCGTTCTTTGAAGAATTCGGAAATTATGGATTATATCACTTTGTGATGCATGACCTTATACATGATTTAGCTGAGATGATTGCTGCAGAAGAGACATGTAGGATTAAAAGTAACGAACGAAGAAAGATGCTTGCCACAGTTCGGCATCTACGAGTAGAAGAAAGAATATTACCGTTGGAGTTCTCTGGATTCGACAAGTTGCGCACCTTGGTGTTGAGAAATTCACCTCCCAATAGCCTCTTTGGAAAACTAAGAAGCATTCGCGTTCTGGATGTAAGTAGGTGTCACTTCCGGGAGTTATCTAAACATATTGATAAATTGATTCACCTCCGTTACCTTGATTTATCATACAattctgaaattaaatttttacctAACTCATTAGGCGACCTTTATAATTTGCAAACACTGAAGGTAAAAGGTTGTTCTAAACTAGAGTCTATACCACAAGAATTGGGTAAGTTGGTCAATTTGAGACACATTGATGCAAATTGCAAGTTTTGGGTGATAATGAAGGATGTACGGAGACTAACTAATCTTCAAGAATTGCCAACATTTCGTATTCAAGAGGACGATGCACACAAGCTTGGACAACTAAAGGATATGACACAGCTTCATGGAACACTTAGTATTCAAAATCTTGAGAATGTTGTCGATAGCAAAGAAGCACATCATGCTGAGTTAAAGAACAAAGTCCACCTAAAAGAATTGGAGTTGGAATGGAATGATGAGAAGGATGCCAAGTTGGAAGAGGAAGTAATTGAAGGTCTGCAGCCACACGAATCACTAAAAAAATTGAGAATTAGAGGGTACAACGGAGCTAAGTCACCTAGTTGGTTGATGCCAAAAGTTCTATCGAACTTGGAAAAACTTGACTTAGAAGATTGCAAGGGATGGGATGATGTTCTGCCATTTATTGGTCAACGTTTGCATCTGATTAAACTTTACATGATCAACATGCCTGCTTTGAAACAACTGAGTCATGAATTTGAAGGCAAGTGTTTTCCAAAGTTGGAAGtgctttatttatttgatttgccGGCATTGGAGGAGTGGTCTTGGACCGAGGGCAGAGATCTATTTCCCTGCATGCGTAAACTCTGTGTTCAAATATGTCCAAAACTAAAGAGATTACCTCCCTTCCCTCCTTCCCTAGAAAAATTGACAATAGTAAGGTGTCCCAAGCTCATATTAAATAGCAAAACGGAAGATGACGAGGAAGGTGGCCGCCATTTCCCGCCCTCACTCAAGGTATTGGAATTGATCAACTGTGGCGAATATGCAAAACTTTTGCCCGACTGCTTGCACAACCTTTGTTTAGTTACTAGATTGGAAATAGGCCATTGTCCACACATAACGTCTATTCCTCTGGTTCAATTGGTAGAACTGCAATACTTAAACATCTCTAACTGTGATGAGTTGCGAAGGATGGAGTGCTTAGGACTCCTTATATCCCTCAAGAAATTGAAGATCGTAGGATGCCCTAAGCTGGTTCAGTTGGATGTAGAAGATGAGCGAGCACAGAGCTTGTCATCTCTGCTTAAATTATGCGTGGACAACACTGCTCTGCTTAAAATGTTTCCTCTGAGAAACTCACTGTCATTCATCACAAAACTTCAAATTGAATCATGTTCTGAGGAGGTGATATTTATAGAGCCGATATTGGTGCGAAGCCTCACTGCTGTTACATCTTTAAGATTCATTGATTGCGATAAACTGCAATCTCTTCCAACTGAGCTGCTGCATTGCCTTCCCTTCCTAGAAAAATTAGTGATGTATCACTGTCCACAGCTCCAATCACTGCCAGAGAAAGGAATTCTTCCCTCCCTACGGAGATTAAAAATAGACGACTGTCCACGGATCCAATCACTGTCAGAGAAAGGACTTCCTCCCCTTCTCGAAGAActaaatatatttgattgtccACAGATCCGAGCGATGCCAGAGGATGGGCTTCCCATGTCACTAATTTTTTTCCATTGCTTTGGCGATGTTCATCCAACGCTGAAGGAGCAGTCAGAAAAGTTCTACGCGGATAGAAAAAGGAGAGTAAGTACCCTTGACGCCAGTTATTTTCATGTATAA
- the LOC122015647 gene encoding putative disease resistance protein RGA1 isoform X2 has protein sequence MAFLLTAGGWFAPFFIQNLVDKASNKAIQLFAEGQGFEEDMDKLCTSLLKTQIILDEVQSSGSNNTKWKTLMQELKDAAYDAEDLIDEFQYHVFKKKIKDEEKYEASGSIGLPNILSRAKKKLFGSSYYMRERVRRIQGKLERIANSMESIKNVLPRNDKGMQPEVKFQARESCSSPVTDILFGRDKELNQVVDWLLGSASQVELESGFANDTFSVLPIVGIGGAGKTTLAQYVHRDDRVQDHFHLKIWICVSDNFTVQGLTKSIIESVTLQKQYDSMRLEPLQKILQQHIAKKKFLLFLDDVWSDDKSIWENFCALLKVGAHGSKIIVTTRDMKVSKMVSLVEPILLHGLDEDAFWQLFNKCSFGTLNPKDYPELENIGRKIAHRLKGSPLAAKTLGRVLQSNLCQQHWATVMESDIWKVKQDEDSIMPALHLSYQYLNENLKQCFAFCSLFPKDYEFNKDKLIQMWMAEGFIEDKNTNRMEDVGSDYFLEFVNRSFFEEFGNYGLYHFVMHDLIHDLAEMIAAEETCRIKSNERRKMLATVRHLRVEERILPLEFSGFDKLRTLVLRNSPPNSLFGKLRSIRVLDVSRCHFRELSKHIDKLIHLRYLDLSYNSEIKFLPNSLGDLYNLQTLKVKGCSKLESIPQELGKLVNLRHIDANCKFWVIMKDVRRLTNLQELPTFRIQEDDAHKLGQLKDMTQLHGTLSIQNLENVVDSKEAHHAELKNKVHLKELELEWNDEKDAKLEEEVIEGLQPHESLKKLRIRGYNGAKSPSWLMPKVLSNLEKLDLEDCKGWDDVLPFIGQRLHLIKLYMINMPALKQLSHEFEGKCFPKLEVLYLFDLPALEEWSWTEGRDLFPCMRKLCVQICPKLKRLPPFPPSLEKLTIVRCPKLILNSKTEDDEEGGRHFPPSLKVLELINCGEYAKLLPDCLHNLCLVTRLEIGHCPHITSIPLVQLVELQYLNISNCDELRRMECLGLLISLKKLKIVGCPKLVQLDVEDERAQSLSSLLKLCVDNTALLKMFPLRNSLSFITKLQIESCSEEVIFIEPILVRSLTAVTSLRFIDCDKLQSLPTELLHCLPFLEKLVMYHCPQLQSLPEKGILPSLRRLKIDDCPRIQSLSEKGLPPLLEELNIFDCPQIRAMPEDGLPMSLIFFHCFGDVHPTLKEQSEKFYADRKRRLTTARLELE, from the exons ATGGCGTTCCTACTAACAGCGGGGGGATGGTTCGCGCCGTTCTTCATCCAGAACTTGGTCGATAAGGCCAGCAACAAAGCCATCCAACTGTTTGCCGAGGGCCAGGGTTTCGAGGAGGACATGGATAAGCTGTGCACGTCGCTGCTGAAGACTCAAATCATCCTTGACGAGGTACAGAGTAGTGGGAGCAACAACACCAAGTGGAAGACATTGATGCAGGAACTCAAGGATGCTGCTTATGATGCTGAGGACTTGATAGATGAGTTCCAATACCATGTCTTCAAGAAGAagatcaaagatgaagaaaagtacGAGGCAAGTGGCTCCATTGGCCTTCCAAACATTTTGTCTAGAGCAAAAAAAAAGTTGTTTGGGTCTTCTTATTATATGAGAGAGAGAGTGAGGAGGATTCAAGGAAAGCTGGAGAGAATTGCTAATAGTATGGAGAGCATCAAGAATGTGTTACCACGAAATGATAAAGGGATGCAACCTGAGGTGAAGTTTCAGGCCAGAGAATCATGCTCTTCCCCGGTGACGGACATATTGTTTGGCAGAGACAAAGAACTGAACCAAGTAGTAGACTGGTTGTTGGGGTCAGCTAGTCAGGTGGAACTTGAATCTGGATTTGCCAACGATACTTTCTCCGTCTTGCCCATCGTCGGGATAGGAGGGGCTGGAAAGACTACTCTTGCTCAGTATGTGCACAGAGACGACAGAGTTCAGGATCATTTTCACCTCAAGATTTGGATCTGTGTGTCTGACAATTTCACTGTACAGGGACTCACTAAATCTATAATAGAGTCAGTAACTCTACAAAAACAATATGATAGTATGAGGTTAGAACCTCTTCAAAAAATACTCCAGCAGCATATTGCGAAAAAGAAATTTCTGCTTTTTCTTGACGACGTGTGGAGCGATGATAAAAGTATCTGGGAGAACTTCTGTGCACTACTCAAAGTTGGAGCTCATGGTAGCAAAATCATTGTTACTACTCGAGATATGAAAGTTTCTAAAATGGTTAGCCTGGTGGAACCAATCTTACTCCATGGTTTAGACGAAGATGCCTTTTGGCAATTGTTCAATAAATGCTCATTTGGCACACTCAATCCTAAAGACTATCCGGAGCTAGAAAACATTGGTAGAAAGATTGCTCATAGGTTGAAGGGCTCACCATTAGCTGCAAAGACACTTGGCAGAGTTCTGCAATCAAATTTGTGCCAGCAACACTGGGCCACCGTAATGGAAAGCGATATATGGAAAGTAAAACAAGATGAAGATAGCATTATGCCAGCTCTGCATTTAAGTTATCAATATCTTAATGAAAATCTGAAGCAGTGCTTTGCTTTTTGCTCACTGTTTCCTAAAGACTACGAATTCAATAAAGACAAATTGATTCAAATGTGGATGGCTGAAGGCTTCATCGAAGATAAAAACACAAATAGGATGGAAGATGTTGGAAGTGACTATTTCCTTGAGTTTGTTAATAGGTCGTTCTTTGAAGAATTCGGAAATTATGGATTATATCACTTTGTGATGCATGACCTTATACATGATTTAGCTGAGATGATTGCTGCAGAAGAGACATGTAGGATTAAAAGTAACGAACGAAGAAAGATGCTTGCCACAGTTCGGCATCTACGAGTAGAAGAAAGAATATTACCGTTGGAGTTCTCTGGATTCGACAAGTTGCGCACCTTGGTGTTGAGAAATTCACCTCCCAATAGCCTCTTTGGAAAACTAAGAAGCATTCGCGTTCTGGATGTAAGTAGGTGTCACTTCCGGGAGTTATCTAAACATATTGATAAATTGATTCACCTCCGTTACCTTGATTTATCATACAattctgaaattaaatttttacctAACTCATTAGGCGACCTTTATAATTTGCAAACACTGAAGGTAAAAGGTTGTTCTAAACTAGAGTCTATACCACAAGAATTGGGTAAGTTGGTCAATTTGAGACACATTGATGCAAATTGCAAGTTTTGGGTGATAATGAAGGATGTACGGAGACTAACTAATCTTCAAGAATTGCCAACATTTCGTATTCAAGAGGACGATGCACACAAGCTTGGACAACTAAAGGATATGACACAGCTTCATGGAACACTTAGTATTCAAAATCTTGAGAATGTTGTCGATAGCAAAGAAGCACATCATGCTGAGTTAAAGAACAAAGTCCACCTAAAAGAATTGGAGTTGGAATGGAATGATGAGAAGGATGCCAAGTTGGAAGAGGAAGTAATTGAAGGTCTGCAGCCACACGAATCACTAAAAAAATTGAGAATTAGAGGGTACAACGGAGCTAAGTCACCTAGTTGGTTGATGCCAAAAGTTCTATCGAACTTGGAAAAACTTGACTTAGAAGATTGCAAGGGATGGGATGATGTTCTGCCATTTATTGGTCAACGTTTGCATCTGATTAAACTTTACATGATCAACATGCCTGCTTTGAAACAACTGAGTCATGAATTTGAAGGCAAGTGTTTTCCAAAGTTGGAAGtgctttatttatttgatttgccGGCATTGGAGGAGTGGTCTTGGACCGAGGGCAGAGATCTATTTCCCTGCATGCGTAAACTCTGTGTTCAAATATGTCCAAAACTAAAGAGATTACCTCCCTTCCCTCCTTCCCTAGAAAAATTGACAATAGTAAGGTGTCCCAAGCTCATATTAAATAGCAAAACGGAAGATGACGAGGAAGGTGGCCGCCATTTCCCGCCCTCACTCAAGGTATTGGAATTGATCAACTGTGGCGAATATGCAAAACTTTTGCCCGACTGCTTGCACAACCTTTGTTTAGTTACTAGATTGGAAATAGGCCATTGTCCACACATAACGTCTATTCCTCTGGTTCAATTGGTAGAACTGCAATACTTAAACATCTCTAACTGTGATGAGTTGCGAAGGATGGAGTGCTTAGGACTCCTTATATCCCTCAAGAAATTGAAGATCGTAGGATGCCCTAAGCTGGTTCAGTTGGATGTAGAAGATGAGCGAGCACAGAGCTTGTCATCTCTGCTTAAATTATGCGTGGACAACACTGCTCTGCTTAAAATGTTTCCTCTGAGAAACTCACTGTCATTCATCACAAAACTTCAAATTGAATCATGTTCTGAGGAGGTGATATTTATAGAGCCGATATTGGTGCGAAGCCTCACTGCTGTTACATCTTTAAGATTCATTGATTGCGATAAACTGCAATCTCTTCCAACTGAGCTGCTGCATTGCCTTCCCTTCCTAGAAAAATTAGTGATGTATCACTGTCCACAGCTCCAATCACTGCCAGAGAAAGGAATTCTTCCCTCCCTACGGAGATTAAAAATAGACGACTGTCCACGGATCCAATCACTGTCAGAGAAAGGACTTCCTCCCCTTCTCGAAGAActaaatatatttgattgtccACAGATCCGAGCGATGCCAGAGGATGGGCTTCCCATGTCACTAATTTTTTTCCATTGCTTTGGCGATGTTCATCCAACGCTGAAGGAGCAGTCAGAAAAGTTCTACGCGGATAGAAAAAGGAGA CTTACGACGGCAAGGTTGGAATTGGAATGA